The genomic window CGCGCGCTGATCCTGCGGGTGCGTTTTGCGCTGCCCCGCGCGTGGCAGCCGGTGCTGGGCTACCTGGACCTGGAGCGCAGGATGGCCGAGGAGGGCGTTCGCCGGCCCGGCGCGCGCCAGATCTTCGACTGGATCGTGGCCATTCGCCGCGCCAAATTGCCCGACCCGGCCGTCATCGGCAACGCCGGCAGCTTCTTCAAGAACCCCACCGTCACGCCCGAGCAGTGCCAGGACATCATCGGCCGCGACCCGCACGTGGTGCACTACCCCATGCCCGACGGCAGCGTCAAGCTGGCGGCGGGCTGGCTGATCGACGCCTGCGGCTGGAAAGGCAAAAGCGTGGGCAATGCGGCGGTGTACGACAAGCAGGCCCTGGTGCTGATCAATCGAGGCGGGCACCAGAATCCGGCCACCGGTGGCGAGGTGATGACCCTGGCGCGCGCCATCCAGACCAGCGTGTACGAGCGCTTCGGCATCCGGCTGGAGCCGGAGCCGGTGGTGATGTAGCCGGCGCGACCGGCCGAACGGCTCTCCCACCCCGATGCTACGCAGGCGGATCGGGCAGCGGCGCGCGGTGTGCGCCGGCCGTGCTGGTGACCAGCAGGCCCAGCACGATCAGCACGATGCCGATGCGCTCCGTCGCGCTGGGTTGTTCGTGCAGCAGTGCCCAGGCCAGCAAGACCGCGCCGATGGGCACGCCCAGGCTGGACAGGCTGGCCACGGTGGTGGGTAGGCGCTCGACGACGAAGGCCCACAGCGTCCACGCCAGGCTGGTGGCCAGCACGGCCGAGTACAGCAGCCCGTAGACCATCGCGCCGGACCACTCGATCGGGCGCGACGGGATCAGCCATGCCGCCACGATCAGCAGCAGCGTGCCCAGCAGCATCTGCCAGGCGGTGAAGGCCAGTGGCGAGGGCCGGTGCAGCTCGAACATGCGCTTGGACAGGACCGTGCCCAGGCCCCAGCAGGCGCCGCTGGCGACGGCCAGCGCCGCGCTTTGCCAGTTGCCCAGCCCCCGCCAGGGCTCGATGATGAAGATCAGGCCGGCCACGGCCAGCACGATGCCCAGCCAGTGGCGCGCACCGGGGCGCTCGTGCAGCAGCCACCAGGCCAGCAGCACCGACCAGAACGGCATCGTGTAGGCCAGCACCGACACCCGCCCGGTGCCGCCGCTGGCCAGCGCCCATTGCGCCAGGCTTTGAAAGGCCGTCGTTTGGGCGGCACCGACGGCCAGCGTCAGGCCCAGCGGCGGTGGCTCGAGCGATTGGCGGCGCAGCACCATCACGCCGAACAGCATGGCGGTGGCCAGGGCGAAGCGCAGCGCGACGAAGTCGAACGGGCCGATGTAGGGCGTGACCTGCTTCATCACCACCCAGCCGTAGGCCCACACGCCGATCACCACGATCATGGCGAGCGCGGCGGTGCGTTGCGACTTGGGGTGGAAAGACACGAAGAGCTATTGCGAAGTGGATTGCACGGGCAATAGCCAATCCATCCGTGATGGGCGGTTGGGTAGGTTGCCAAAGGTGCCTGCAGCCGGAGACAAGCCTACCTCAAACGCCCATCGCAGGTCGAGGACTCGGCGTTGGCTTCGGTCCATTCAGCCAACGCCAGCCAGAAGGGCATCAATCCAGTTTGATGTTTTCCTTCTGGATCACCTCGCGCATGGTGTCCGAGTCCGCGCGAACCTGCTTGGCGAAGGAGGCCGAATCCTGGAAGTCGGGATACAGCGCCGAGAGTTGCAGCTGCTCGCGCACACCTGGCATTTCGAGGGCCTGCTTCACGTAAGCGGCCATCTTGCCGACGATGGCTTCGGAAGTGCCCTTGGGTGCAAAGATGCCGAACCAGCTGCCGGAGAACGGAAGCTTGAAGCCCTGTTCCTCGAGCGTCGGAATATTCGGCAGTTCGGGGTTGCGGACGTCTGCCGTGGTTGCCAGGCCTTTGAGCGTGCCGTCCTTGACGCGTGGCGCCGTGGCGGGGTCGTACATCAGCGTGACGCGACCTCCGATGAGATCGGTCATCGATTCGGCGGCGCCCTTGTAAGGAACATGCAACACGTCGATGCCCGCTTGCTTGTGCAACAGCACGGCTGAGAGGTGAACGATCGAGCCGACCCCGTTGGTGGCAAAGGAATACTTGCCGGGGCTGGCCTTGGCGGAGGCGACGAACTCCTTGTAGTTGGAAAACGGGGCGTCCTTGCTGGTCGTGATCAGGCCGTACGACGAGGCGAGCTTGGCCACCGGAACGAAGCTGTCGACGGAATAATTGAGCTTGCGCAACCACGGCGCGATGGTCACGGTTGCCATGGGCGTGACCAGGAACGTGTAGCCATCGGGCGCAGCACGCGCGGCATAGTCGGTACCCAGGGTCGCGGCTGCGCCGGCCCTGTTTTCGACGATGATGGGCTTGCCGACCTGCTTGGAGACGCGATCGGCGATGAAGCGTGTGATGATGTCTGCCGATCCGCCCGGTGGATAAGGCGTGATGAAGGTGATGGGTTTGTCCGGCCAGGCAGCGGCGGCTTGCGCCGTGGCGGGGACGATGGCGGCACACAGCGCGGAGGCTGCGGCCAGGGCGAGGAAGCGGCGAGTGAAGGCCATGGTTGCTTGCTCCTGAAAATTGAGTTCAAAAATGGGTCAGCGACCGGTGAAGCGGGGTGCGCGCTTTTCCTTGAACGACGCCACGCCTTCCTTGATGTCCTCGCTGGTGGCGATGCCCTGGATCAGGCGGTGCTGCGGGTAGTACAGCTCGGTGGGCGAGGCGGGCAGGGTGCGCCGGGCGATCGACTTCATCGCCTGCACCACCAGCGGCGCATTGGCGGCAATCTTGGCCGCCAGTGCCATGGCGACGGCGAGGGCCTGGCCCTTGGGTGCCACACGGTTGACGAGCCCGATTTCGTAAGCGCGCTGGGCGCTCATTGCGTCGCCCGTCATCAGCCATTCCAACCCGGCCTTGTACTGCAGGCGCGGCGGAAAGCCGGCCATGATGCCGGCAAAGGCGCCGATCTTGGCTTCGGGATAGATGAACTGGGTGCCTTCCTCGGCCACCGCCATGTCGGCCAGCATCACCAGCGTCGAGCCCGCGCCCACGGCAAAGCCGTTGACGGCGGCGATGATGGGCTTGTCGCAGGGCACCGACAGGTTGGGCATGGCCAGCCATACGTCGCGCGGCATGTCCTTCAGGTCGGCCCCCGAGGTGAAGCCCTGCTCGCCGGCGCCGTGCACCACGGCCACGCGGTCACCGTCATCGCGCGCAAAGCGTTGCCAGGCGGCCTGCAACCCCTGGACGGCGTCGTTGTTGAGCGCGTTGCGCATCTCCGGCCGGTTGATGGTGATGCGGGCGATGCCGTCCTTGGATTCGTAGGTGACTGCGGTCATGAAGACTCCTGAAGTTGAAAGGGCGGTGGCCGTGCGTCAGGCCAGTGTGGCACGCGCATCGGCGGCAGCGATGCGGCTGCCGGCGATGAACAGGGGGTTGATGTCGAGCTCGCGCACGCGGTCGGTGCTGGTCGCCAGGGCGCCCAGGCGAACCATCACGTCGGCAATGGCATCCAGATCGGCCGATGGACGGCCGCGATAGCCCGTCAGCAGCGGCAGGCAGCGCAGATCTCTCAGCATGGTCAGCGCGGCAGCGTGTGAAAGCGGAGCGGGTGCCAGTTGGACGTCCTTCATCAGCTCCACCAGAACGCCACCGGCGCCGACCATGACCAGCGGACCGAAGTCCGGGTCGCGCTGCACGCCCAGGATCAGCTCGGTGTCGGCACGCCACATCTCGGTGATCAGGTAGCCGTCCAAGGCCCCGGCGCCGGCCGCCTGCGCGGCCGCGGCGATGTCGGCGCAAGCCTGGCGCACGGCATCGTCACCGCGCACGCCCAGCTTGACGCCGCCCATGTCGCTCTTGTGGATGATGCGCGGGCTCACCGCCTTGATGACCACCGCATCGCCCAAGGCTCGCGCGGCCTGCACGGCTGCTTCG from Burkholderiaceae bacterium includes these protein-coding regions:
- a CDS encoding EamA family transporter is translated as MIVVIGVWAYGWVVMKQVTPYIGPFDFVALRFALATAMLFGVMVLRRQSLEPPPLGLTLAVGAAQTTAFQSLAQWALASGGTGRVSVLAYTMPFWSVLLAWWLLHERPGARHWLGIVLAVAGLIFIIEPWRGLGNWQSAALAVASGACWGLGTVLSKRMFELHRPSPLAFTAWQMLLGTLLLIVAAWLIPSRPIEWSGAMVYGLLYSAVLATSLAWTLWAFVVERLPTTVASLSSLGVPIGAVLLAWALLHEQPSATERIGIVLIVLGLLVTSTAGAHRAPLPDPPA
- a CDS encoding tripartite tricarboxylate transporter substrate binding protein yields the protein MAFTRRFLALAAASALCAAIVPATAQAAAAWPDKPITFITPYPPGGSADIITRFIADRVSKQVGKPIIVENRAGAAATLGTDYAARAAPDGYTFLVTPMATVTIAPWLRKLNYSVDSFVPVAKLASSYGLITTSKDAPFSNYKEFVASAKASPGKYSFATNGVGSIVHLSAVLLHKQAGIDVLHVPYKGAAESMTDLIGGRVTLMYDPATAPRVKDGTLKGLATTADVRNPELPNIPTLEEQGFKLPFSGSWFGIFAPKGTSEAIVGKMAAYVKQALEMPGVREQLQLSALYPDFQDSASFAKQVRADSDTMREVIQKENIKLD
- a CDS encoding enoyl-CoA hydratase/isomerase family protein; the protein is MTAVTYESKDGIARITINRPEMRNALNNDAVQGLQAAWQRFARDDGDRVAVVHGAGEQGFTSGADLKDMPRDVWLAMPNLSVPCDKPIIAAVNGFAVGAGSTLVMLADMAVAEEGTQFIYPEAKIGAFAGIMAGFPPRLQYKAGLEWLMTGDAMSAQRAYEIGLVNRVAPKGQALAVAMALAAKIAANAPLVVQAMKSIARRTLPASPTELYYPQHRLIQGIATSEDIKEGVASFKEKRAPRFTGR